The following proteins come from a genomic window of Natrinema saccharevitans:
- a CDS encoding SDR family oxidoreductase: MSATLESKTAIVTGASSGIGAATCHELADGGANVVLAARSEDRLSDLAADLEADHGVETLVVPTDVREEDDVDALVDDTVDRFGGIDVLVNNAGLARGGEVESMTTGEYETMQETNVDGVFYASRAALPRLRERAGHLVFVASFAGRHPRPSNPVYAATKWWVRGFAKSLAAQVGDDDIGITIVNPAEVRSEFGAAYGESFAERFDEGEVTEPEEVAQAIRFAASREGSSVSELDINRRDKFADTFH; this comes from the coding sequence ATGTCAGCAACACTCGAGTCGAAGACGGCGATCGTCACGGGCGCGAGTTCGGGTATCGGCGCGGCGACCTGTCACGAACTCGCCGACGGCGGCGCGAACGTCGTCCTCGCGGCCCGCAGCGAGGATCGCCTGTCCGACCTCGCGGCCGACCTCGAGGCCGACCACGGCGTCGAGACCCTGGTCGTGCCGACGGACGTCCGCGAGGAAGACGACGTCGACGCCCTCGTCGACGATACGGTCGACCGGTTCGGCGGGATCGACGTGCTGGTGAACAACGCGGGGCTGGCCCGCGGCGGCGAGGTCGAATCGATGACGACCGGGGAATACGAGACGATGCAGGAGACCAACGTCGACGGCGTCTTCTACGCGTCGCGCGCTGCGCTTCCACGTCTCCGCGAGCGCGCGGGCCATCTCGTCTTCGTCGCCAGCTTCGCCGGCCGACACCCACGCCCGTCCAACCCGGTCTACGCTGCCACGAAGTGGTGGGTCCGGGGCTTCGCCAAGAGCCTCGCGGCACAGGTTGGCGACGACGACATCGGAATCACCATCGTCAACCCCGCCGAGGTCCGTTCGGAGTTCGGGGCGGCCTACGGCGAGAGCTTCGCCGAGCGGTTCGACGAGGGCGAGGTCACCGAACCCGAGGAGGTCGCGCAAGCGATCCGCTTCGCCGCGAGCCGCGAGGGCTCGAGCGTCAGCGAACTCGACATCAACCGTCGGGACAAGTTCGCCGACACCTTCCACTGA
- a CDS encoding M48 family metalloprotease: MPSGPTALRIRMVAAIVGLGVVMVAFLAGVWAVFYGVLRLLDVGIAARVAFATTVATLVTIGYLEYRQLETIERLADAHPVDRETAPDLYETATRVAAQLDVPAPTIAVSDRDAPEALAVGLRPDAVRLVLSLGTIDALDGDQLEAVIAHELAHVGNRDAMVMTAASLPVVLADGLRSRLERIENPGWAAVVTVPLGFLSTAVWVVGRTITARFSRARERAADRAAAEATGSPAALASALRRLDREIDETPDRDLRAASSVSSLSVLSLEPDEPEKVMLGPEGETEPSYWRLRKRLYRLERYLFDTHPPTDDRIAALAALERRQ, encoded by the coding sequence ATGCCCTCCGGGCCGACCGCCCTCCGGATACGAATGGTCGCTGCAATCGTCGGCCTCGGCGTCGTGATGGTCGCCTTTCTCGCGGGCGTGTGGGCCGTCTTTTACGGCGTCCTCCGGTTGCTCGACGTCGGGATCGCCGCACGGGTGGCGTTCGCCACGACGGTCGCGACGCTCGTGACGATCGGCTACCTCGAGTACAGACAGCTCGAGACGATCGAGCGCCTCGCCGACGCCCATCCGGTGGACCGCGAGACGGCACCGGACCTCTACGAGACGGCGACCCGGGTCGCCGCCCAGCTCGACGTTCCCGCGCCGACGATCGCCGTCTCGGATCGCGACGCACCCGAGGCCCTGGCCGTGGGCCTTCGACCGGACGCCGTCCGTCTGGTACTCTCGCTGGGAACGATCGACGCGCTCGACGGCGACCAACTCGAGGCGGTGATCGCACACGAACTCGCTCACGTCGGCAACCGCGACGCGATGGTGATGACGGCCGCGTCGCTTCCCGTGGTACTCGCCGACGGACTGAGATCACGACTCGAGCGGATAGAGAATCCCGGCTGGGCGGCCGTCGTCACCGTCCCGCTGGGGTTCCTGTCGACGGCCGTTTGGGTCGTCGGTAGAACGATCACGGCGCGGTTCTCCAGGGCGCGGGAACGGGCGGCCGACCGGGCCGCCGCGGAAGCGACCGGTTCGCCCGCCGCCCTCGCGAGCGCGCTCCGGCGGCTCGACCGGGAGATCGACGAGACGCCGGACCGGGACCTGCGGGCGGCCTCGAGCGTCTCTTCGCTTTCCGTCCTCTCGCTCGAACCGGACGAACCCGAGAAGGTCATGCTCGGACCCGAGGGCGAGACCGAACCGTCGTACTGGCGGCTCCGCAAACGGCTCTACCGCCTCGAGCGCTACCTCTTCGATACCCACCCACCGACGGACGATCGAATCGCCGCGCTCGCCGCCCTCGAGCGACGACAGTGA
- the truA gene encoding tRNA pseudouridine(38-40) synthase TruA has translation MARRAFRIAYDGTDYHGYQRQPQPDVPTVEDVIFDALRELAVLEDDADKPAGYAAAGRTDAGVSALAQTIALEAPDWLAPRALNGRLPADVRAWAAADAPPDFHATHHATRREYTYHLYAPLTETDGAPAVDDDRFRAACEALSGTHDVANLTPDDHNTERSLSLAAERDGDYLVLTVAAGGFSRELVRRLVSLARAVGTGDAPREKIDRVLEPEPLPGHEGIAPAPPEPLVLTDVSYPALEFEIDEEAAESARAVFGRRRIDRRTGARVAGQLADGTR, from the coding sequence ATGGCTCGCCGCGCGTTCCGGATCGCCTACGACGGGACCGACTACCACGGCTACCAGCGCCAGCCCCAGCCCGACGTGCCGACCGTCGAGGACGTGATCTTCGACGCCCTTCGAGAACTCGCCGTCCTCGAGGACGACGCCGACAAGCCCGCCGGCTACGCCGCGGCCGGGCGGACCGACGCGGGCGTCTCGGCGCTCGCCCAGACGATCGCGCTCGAGGCCCCCGACTGGCTCGCGCCGCGGGCGTTGAACGGCCGGCTCCCGGCCGACGTTCGGGCGTGGGCGGCGGCCGACGCGCCCCCGGACTTTCACGCGACCCACCACGCGACCCGCCGGGAGTACACCTATCACCTGTACGCGCCGCTCACCGAGACGGACGGCGCGCCGGCCGTCGACGACGACCGGTTCCGCGCGGCCTGCGAGGCCCTGTCCGGGACCCACGACGTCGCCAACCTGACGCCCGACGATCACAACACCGAGCGCTCGCTGTCCCTCGCGGCCGAGCGGGACGGCGACTACCTCGTCCTCACGGTCGCCGCGGGCGGCTTTTCCCGCGAACTCGTCCGTCGGCTCGTCTCGCTCGCCCGCGCCGTCGGGACCGGCGACGCCCCCCGCGAGAAGATCGACCGCGTCCTCGAGCCCGAGCCGCTGCCCGGCCACGAGGGGATCGCACCGGCCCCGCCGGAGCCGCTCGTCCTGACCGACGTGAGTTACCCCGCCCTCGAGTTCGAGATCGACGAGGAGGCGGCCGAGAGCGCTCGCGCGGTGTTCGGTCGCCGTCGCATCGACCGGCGAACGGGCGCGCGTGTCGCGGGACAGCTCGCCGACGGGACGCGCTGA
- a CDS encoding outer membrane protein assembly factor BamB family protein, producing MGPISRRGVLGTCGTALAFGAGCLGDGTDGESNGDGDGSAAEGGTWPSFRGGPSNAAVADADGFDEKPTERWTIDLPTGPGTAAIADGTAYLAAGSTLSAIDLANGDERWTVSLEGTRTGSPAIAEDAVVCPDAAGLLVVGRDGGDRRHVPYDGETTARLTARQQAGPTVPSSPTVVDDTAYVGTPDGDLVAIGLAESAVTWRSPATTGWTSLAQQRRTAGGVTSPAVADDRVVVGTESGIAAFDAADGSSEWTHDTERAVRSAPTVVDGTVYVGGPTPVALAAEDGAVQWGGEGAASLSLQGTRVQELPPMVPSVAVGDERVVIHESDERLVALDRGDGSRRWAVPLEEVESLSRPAGSTGAVQYASSWSSPVIADDSVVVGTSAGVVAVSREDGKGLWRVPTDGRVVASPAVVDGAIVVGDGGGTVRALEA from the coding sequence ATGGGACCGATTTCACGCCGAGGGGTACTCGGGACGTGCGGGACGGCCCTCGCGTTCGGGGCCGGCTGTCTCGGGGACGGCACGGACGGCGAGTCGAACGGGGACGGCGACGGATCGGCGGCCGAAGGCGGGACGTGGCCGTCGTTTCGCGGCGGCCCGTCCAACGCGGCGGTCGCCGACGCCGACGGGTTCGACGAGAAGCCGACGGAGCGCTGGACGATCGACCTGCCGACCGGCCCGGGAACGGCCGCGATCGCCGACGGCACGGCCTACCTCGCGGCCGGCTCGACGCTGTCCGCGATCGATCTCGCGAACGGCGACGAGCGCTGGACGGTCTCCCTCGAGGGGACCCGTACCGGATCGCCTGCCATCGCCGAGGACGCCGTGGTCTGTCCCGACGCCGCGGGGCTGCTCGTCGTCGGTCGCGACGGCGGCGATCGGCGTCACGTCCCGTACGACGGTGAAACGACTGCCCGGCTGACCGCACGGCAACAGGCGGGGCCGACGGTGCCGTCCTCGCCGACCGTGGTCGACGACACGGCGTACGTGGGGACGCCCGACGGCGACCTCGTCGCGATCGGGCTCGCGGAGAGCGCGGTGACGTGGCGCTCGCCGGCGACTACCGGCTGGACGTCGCTGGCACAGCAGCGCCGGACGGCTGGCGGAGTCACCTCGCCGGCGGTCGCCGACGACCGCGTCGTCGTCGGGACGGAATCGGGCATCGCCGCGTTCGACGCCGCTGACGGCTCGAGCGAGTGGACACACGACACCGAGCGCGCGGTCCGGTCCGCGCCGACGGTGGTCGACGGGACCGTCTACGTCGGGGGACCGACGCCGGTCGCGCTCGCGGCCGAGGACGGCGCGGTCCAGTGGGGCGGCGAGGGGGCCGCGTCGCTGTCCCTGCAGGGGACTCGAGTCCAAGAATTGCCGCCGATGGTCCCCTCGGTCGCCGTCGGCGACGAGCGAGTCGTGATTCACGAGTCCGACGAGCGGCTGGTCGCGCTGGATCGAGGGGACGGGAGCAGGCGGTGGGCGGTCCCGCTCGAGGAAGTCGAGTCGCTCTCGCGGCCGGCCGGCAGCACCGGGGCGGTGCAGTACGCGTCGAGCTGGTCGTCGCCGGTCATCGCGGACGATTCGGTCGTCGTCGGAACCTCGGCGGGCGTCGTCGCCGTCTCGCGAGAGGACGGCAAGGGACTGTGGCGAGTCCCGACCGACGGTCGCGTGGTCGCCTCGCCGGCGGTCGTCGACGGGGCGATCGTCGTCGGTGACGGGGGCGGGACGGTCCGCGCGCTCGAGGCCTAG
- a CDS encoding uracil-xanthine permease family protein, translating into MSTEPDGGIELEYGLDDKPPLPKSILLGLQHVAVMIVPATAVAYVVAGGVGLGPADTAYIVQMVLLFSGLATVVQAYTVGPVGARLPIVMGSSFTFVGASISIGADYGMAAVFGAILVTGFVVEGLIGWQFKRIKPFFPPLVTGLVVVIIGLYLVPVAMDYAAGGANAADFGALHHIGLAALVLAVAVGLNMLTRGVTRLLSVLVAIAVGYAVAVALTVATGLELVDFSTVGEAAWIALPEPTRFGFEFEPIAIATFAVLFLVSAMETVGDMSGVTAAEGRNPTNEEFRGGLFNDGLLSSLGAIFAAFPITSFSQNVGIVNFTGVMSRHVVGIGGVFLAVLGLSPKVGAAVTTIPSSVFGGAVLLMAGMVAASGFRLVVTHVDLDRRNTVIVAVSLGLGLGVATTPEALSGLPSGAELFFGQSVIVTALSALVLNTFVPGAESPLFDARSPESGATAESADAEPVGTVDD; encoded by the coding sequence ATGTCGACGGAACCGGACGGCGGGATCGAACTCGAGTACGGTCTGGACGACAAACCGCCGTTGCCGAAATCGATTCTGCTCGGCCTGCAACACGTCGCGGTGATGATCGTCCCGGCGACGGCGGTGGCCTACGTCGTCGCGGGCGGGGTCGGCCTCGGTCCGGCGGACACGGCCTACATCGTTCAGATGGTCCTCCTGTTCTCCGGGCTGGCGACGGTCGTCCAGGCGTACACCGTCGGTCCGGTCGGGGCCCGCCTGCCGATCGTCATGGGCTCGAGTTTCACGTTCGTGGGCGCGTCGATCTCGATCGGGGCGGACTACGGGATGGCCGCCGTCTTCGGCGCGATCCTCGTGACGGGGTTCGTCGTCGAGGGACTGATCGGCTGGCAGTTCAAACGCATCAAACCCTTCTTCCCGCCGCTGGTGACCGGACTCGTCGTCGTCATCATCGGCCTCTACCTCGTGCCCGTCGCGATGGACTACGCCGCCGGCGGGGCCAACGCGGCCGACTTCGGCGCGCTCCATCACATCGGGCTGGCCGCGCTCGTGCTGGCGGTCGCCGTCGGGCTCAACATGCTCACGAGAGGCGTCACGCGGCTGCTGTCGGTCCTCGTCGCCATCGCCGTCGGCTACGCCGTCGCCGTCGCACTGACGGTCGCCACCGGTCTCGAACTCGTCGACTTCTCGACCGTCGGCGAGGCCGCGTGGATCGCCTTGCCCGAACCCACGCGGTTCGGCTTCGAGTTCGAACCGATCGCGATCGCGACTTTCGCCGTCCTCTTTCTGGTCTCGGCGATGGAGACGGTCGGCGACATGTCCGGCGTGACAGCCGCCGAGGGTCGCAATCCGACGAACGAGGAGTTCCGTGGCGGGCTGTTCAACGACGGACTGTTGAGTTCGCTCGGCGCTATCTTCGCCGCCTTCCCGATCACCTCCTTCTCCCAGAACGTCGGTATCGTCAACTTCACCGGCGTGATGAGCCGTCACGTCGTCGGCATCGGCGGCGTCTTCCTGGCCGTCCTCGGGCTGAGCCCCAAGGTCGGCGCTGCCGTGACGACGATTCCCAGCTCGGTCTTCGGCGGTGCGGTCCTGCTGATGGCCGGGATGGTCGCCGCCAGTGGGTTCCGGCTGGTCGTCACGCACGTCGACCTCGATCGTCGGAACACGGTCATCGTCGCCGTCTCGCTCGGCCTCGGGCTCGGGGTCGCGACGACGCCGGAGGCCCTCTCGGGACTCCCCAGCGGCGCGGAGCTGTTCTTCGGACAGTCGGTCATCGTGACCGCGCTGTCGGCACTGGTCCTCAACACGTTCGTCCCCGGCGCGGAGAGCCCGCTGTTCGACGCCCGGTCGCCCGAGTCGGGGGCGACCGCGGAGTCCGCGGACGCCGAACCCGTCGGCACCGTCGACGACTGA
- the hpt gene encoding hypoxanthine/guanine phosphoribosyltransferase produces MNRLLESLDDAPIIDKDGYEYLVHPISNGVPQLDPALLREVVVEVMRTADLEVDKIVAPEAMGIHLATALSLQADVPLVVIRKRAYGLEGEVSLHQETGYSESEMYINDVEPGDRVVIVDDMLSTGGTLAAICDALDGIGAEIADIVVVLRKVGESALDDTDYEATSLVDITVEDGEVTVHSTS; encoded by the coding sequence ATGAACCGGCTCCTCGAGTCGTTAGACGACGCACCGATCATCGACAAGGACGGGTACGAGTATCTCGTCCACCCGATCAGCAACGGGGTTCCGCAGCTCGATCCCGCCCTGTTGCGGGAGGTCGTCGTCGAGGTGATGCGGACCGCGGACCTCGAGGTGGACAAGATCGTCGCGCCGGAGGCGATGGGGATCCACCTCGCGACCGCGCTCTCCCTGCAGGCCGACGTCCCGCTTGTCGTCATTCGAAAGCGGGCCTACGGGCTCGAGGGCGAGGTATCGCTCCACCAGGAGACGGGCTACTCGGAGTCGGAGATGTACATCAACGACGTCGAGCCGGGGGACCGGGTCGTGATCGTCGACGACATGCTCTCGACCGGCGGCACGCTGGCCGCGATCTGTGACGCGCTCGACGGCATCGGAGCCGAGATCGCCGACATCGTCGTCGTGTTGCGCAAGGTCGGCGAGTCGGCGCTCGACGACACGGACTACGAGGCGACGAGTCTCGTCGACATCACGGTCGAGGACGGCGAGGTGACCGTCCACTCGACGAGTTGA
- the pepF gene encoding oligoendopeptidase F produces the protein MSSVPERSEVDEQYTWDLESIYATDDDWEAAYEAVAERVDDLEAYEGRVTDDAETLLETLELRDEIMREVSTVSAYARMRRDEDTTNQEYQALTARAQSLAADAQSAASFIEPELQELTREAFDEMVDDEPDLETYDHYVDDVLRMKPHTRSAEVEALLADLSEVTGATGEVYNMLSNADMAFPTVEDPEGEAVEITQSNFTNLLKRPDRDFRKRVYEGYFDEWKSVRNTVAASYKNSVKADVKTARARNYDTAREAALDGPNVPVEVYDTLVDTVHDNLDKLHRHAELKERALGVDELQMWDLYMPLTGDEGPDLEYDQATEYVVDALAPLGEEYQSRVADGLDSQWIDVYENEGKQSGAYSGGTYDTQPFILLNYQQDIASMYTLAHELGHSMHSELTKDEQPYIYSSYEIFVAEVASTVNEALLTNHLLETVDDPEFRKHVLNEFLERVRSTLYRQTLFAEFEHETHRLEEAGEPLTADRLDDLYRGLKAEYYDPAVIDDRIAREWMRIPHFYRAFYVYQYATGISAALAIVDDVLERGQPAAEDYLEFLRRGSREYPLDLLRIAGVDMSSSDPIDRALETYGQRLAEFESLLD, from the coding sequence ATGAGTTCCGTACCCGAACGCTCCGAGGTCGACGAGCAGTATACGTGGGACCTCGAGAGCATCTACGCGACCGACGACGACTGGGAGGCGGCCTACGAGGCCGTCGCCGAGCGCGTCGACGACCTCGAGGCCTACGAGGGCCGGGTCACCGACGACGCCGAGACCCTCCTCGAGACCCTCGAGTTGCGCGACGAGATCATGCGCGAGGTGTCGACCGTCTCTGCCTACGCGCGGATGCGCCGCGACGAGGACACGACGAACCAGGAGTATCAGGCCCTGACCGCCCGCGCCCAGTCGCTGGCGGCCGACGCCCAATCCGCCGCCTCCTTTATCGAGCCCGAACTCCAGGAACTGACCCGCGAGGCGTTCGACGAGATGGTCGACGACGAACCGGATCTCGAGACCTACGACCACTACGTCGACGACGTCCTCCGGATGAAACCCCACACGCGCTCGGCCGAAGTCGAGGCGCTGTTGGCCGACCTGAGCGAGGTGACCGGCGCGACGGGCGAGGTCTACAACATGCTCTCGAACGCGGACATGGCGTTCCCGACCGTCGAGGATCCCGAGGGCGAGGCCGTCGAGATCACCCAGAGCAACTTCACCAACCTCCTCAAACGCCCCGACCGCGACTTCCGCAAACGGGTCTACGAGGGCTACTTCGACGAGTGGAAGTCGGTCCGGAACACGGTCGCGGCCAGCTACAAGAACAGCGTCAAGGCCGACGTCAAGACCGCTCGAGCGCGCAACTACGACACCGCCCGCGAGGCCGCCCTCGACGGCCCGAACGTCCCCGTCGAGGTCTACGACACCCTCGTCGACACGGTCCACGACAACCTCGACAAACTCCATCGCCACGCCGAACTCAAAGAACGAGCGCTCGGCGTCGACGAGTTGCAGATGTGGGACCTCTACATGCCACTGACCGGCGACGAGGGCCCCGACCTCGAGTACGACCAAGCCACCGAGTACGTCGTCGACGCGCTCGCGCCGCTGGGCGAGGAGTACCAGTCCCGCGTCGCCGACGGACTCGACTCCCAGTGGATCGACGTCTACGAGAACGAGGGCAAACAGTCTGGTGCCTACTCCGGCGGCACCTACGATACCCAGCCGTTCATCCTGCTGAACTACCAGCAGGACATCGCCTCGATGTACACGCTGGCCCACGAACTCGGCCACTCGATGCACTCGGAACTCACGAAGGACGAACAGCCCTACATCTACTCGAGCTACGAGATTTTCGTGGCCGAGGTCGCCAGTACGGTCAACGAGGCCCTGCTGACCAACCATCTCCTCGAGACCGTCGACGACCCCGAGTTCCGCAAGCACGTCCTCAACGAATTCCTCGAGCGGGTTCGTTCGACGCTGTACCGACAGACACTCTTCGCCGAGTTCGAACACGAAACCCACCGCCTCGAGGAGGCGGGCGAGCCCCTGACCGCGGACCGGCTGGACGACCTCTACCGCGGACTGAAAGCGGAGTACTACGACCCCGCCGTGATCGACGACCGCATCGCCCGCGAGTGGATGCGCATCCCCCACTTCTACCGGGCCTTCTACGTCTACCAGTACGCGACCGGCATCTCCGCGGCGCTGGCCATCGTCGACGACGTCCTAGAGCGCGGACAGCCCGCCGCCGAGGACTACCTCGAGTTCCTCCGTCGCGGCTCTCGGGAGTACCCTCTGGACCTCCTGCGAATCGCCGGCGTGGATATGAGTTCCTCGGACCCGATCGATCGCGCTCTCGAGACCTACGGCCAGCGCCTCGCGGAGTTCGAATCGCTGCTCGACTGA
- the pan2 gene encoding proteasome-activating nucleotidase Pan2 — MSRSPSIPDRPHRDIDSDLPDDERLEALRGHYEDLVDVNEQLSDQLDDAEDRRERLREKVDRVERENETLKSSSLYIATVEDVLDNEEVIVKQHGNNQEVLTEVSSRAVDDLEPGDRVAVNDSFAIQTILDAETDARAQSMEITEKPAVAYTDIGGIDEQVREVREAVEQPLAEPELFDEVGIDPPSGVLLYGPPGTGKTMLAKAVANETDATFIKMAGSELVRKFIGEGSRLVRDLFEMARERQPAIIFIDEIDAIATRRTESKTSGDAEVQRTMMQLLSEMDGFEARGEVRIIAATNRFDMLDRAILRPGRFDRLIEVPEPDAEGREQILEIHTRNMNIADGVDFAALAGDTDGYSGAEIESLATEAGMFAIRNDRDEVSHQDFVDALEKIEEDDSSDVVSSAGYFYQ; from the coding sequence ATGTCTCGAAGCCCGTCTATTCCCGACCGACCTCACCGCGATATCGACTCGGATCTCCCTGACGACGAACGGCTCGAGGCGCTTCGGGGACACTACGAGGACCTTGTCGACGTCAACGAGCAACTCTCCGACCAGCTCGACGACGCCGAGGACCGCCGCGAGCGCCTTCGGGAGAAAGTCGACCGCGTCGAACGCGAAAACGAGACGCTCAAAAGCTCCTCGCTGTACATCGCCACCGTCGAGGACGTCCTCGACAACGAGGAAGTCATCGTCAAACAACACGGCAACAATCAGGAAGTGCTGACCGAGGTGTCCAGTCGCGCCGTCGACGATCTCGAACCCGGCGACCGCGTCGCAGTCAACGACTCCTTCGCGATCCAGACCATTCTCGACGCCGAGACCGATGCCCGCGCCCAGTCGATGGAGATCACCGAGAAGCCGGCGGTCGCCTACACCGACATCGGTGGCATCGACGAACAGGTCCGGGAGGTCCGGGAAGCCGTCGAGCAGCCGCTCGCCGAACCCGAACTCTTCGACGAGGTCGGGATCGATCCGCCAAGCGGCGTCCTGCTCTACGGGCCGCCGGGGACGGGCAAGACGATGCTCGCGAAGGCCGTCGCCAACGAGACCGACGCCACCTTCATCAAGATGGCCGGCTCGGAACTCGTCCGGAAATTCATCGGCGAGGGCTCGCGGCTCGTCCGCGACCTCTTCGAGATGGCCCGCGAGCGCCAGCCCGCCATCATCTTCATCGACGAGATCGACGCCATCGCCACGCGTCGCACGGAATCGAAGACCTCCGGCGACGCCGAGGTCCAGCGGACGATGATGCAACTCCTCAGCGAGATGGACGGCTTCGAGGCCCGCGGCGAGGTCCGCATCATCGCCGCGACCAACCGCTTCGACATGCTCGATCGCGCCATCCTCCGGCCCGGCCGGTTCGACCGCCTGATCGAGGTCCCCGAACCCGACGCCGAGGGCCGCGAGCAGATCCTCGAGATCCACACGCGGAACATGAACATCGCCGACGGTGTCGACTTCGCGGCGCTGGCCGGCGACACCGACGGCTACTCCGGGGCCGAAATCGAGAGCCTCGCCACCGAGGCCGGCATGTTCGCCATCCGCAACGACCGCGACGAGGTCTCCCATCAGGACTTCGTCGACGCCTTAGAGAAGATCGAGGAGGACGACTCGAGCGACGTGGTCTCCTCGGCCGGCTACTTCTACCAGTAA
- a CDS encoding pyruvoyl-dependent arginine decarboxylase — MSTIRVVWGAASGPTAMASYDAALAEAGVENYNLVSVSSVIPAGAAVEAVGTAPDLGPAGERLTVVEARATTAEPGRVSAALAWSQSPDGGPGLFYETAGEMDREDVERRVREGLAAGQELRDWSFAEPRVALESRQADSGRHTTAVVLAVYGESKPIL; from the coding sequence ATGAGTACGATCCGAGTCGTCTGGGGTGCCGCGTCGGGGCCCACGGCGATGGCCTCCTACGACGCGGCGCTGGCCGAGGCCGGCGTCGAGAACTACAACCTCGTCTCGGTTTCCTCGGTGATCCCGGCCGGTGCCGCGGTCGAGGCCGTCGGCACCGCGCCCGACCTCGGCCCCGCCGGCGAGCGCCTGACCGTCGTCGAGGCTCGAGCCACGACCGCCGAGCCGGGCCGGGTAAGCGCGGCGCTGGCGTGGTCCCAGTCCCCCGACGGCGGGCCGGGGCTATTCTACGAGACGGCGGGTGAGATGGACCGCGAGGACGTCGAGCGCCGGGTCCGCGAGGGACTGGCCGCGGGTCAGGAGCTTCGCGACTGGTCGTTCGCCGAGCCGCGGGTCGCACTCGAGAGCCGGCAGGCCGACTCGGGCCGCCACACGACGGCGGTCGTCCTCGCCGTCTACGGCGAGAGCAAGCCGATCCTCTAG
- a CDS encoding DUF5811 family protein has protein sequence MNGNTPYAGLPGETGAGQRAAADVPDLSSTQKRLLHRDVSRIAARTREFLPNEYVVDSDISSGMSGPQVTVAVRPPVGHAVSAGFTPDLEDAAAAEEAITADERDEVARGLAASAALQVKQAVSNNVTPTGK, from the coding sequence ATGAACGGAAACACGCCGTACGCAGGGCTACCGGGCGAGACTGGGGCTGGGCAACGAGCCGCGGCGGACGTTCCGGACCTCTCGAGTACGCAAAAGCGACTCCTCCACCGCGACGTCTCGCGGATCGCCGCCCGCACCCGGGAGTTTCTCCCCAACGAGTACGTCGTCGACTCGGATATCTCGAGCGGGATGAGCGGCCCGCAGGTCACTGTCGCCGTCCGTCCGCCGGTCGGCCACGCCGTCTCCGCCGGCTTCACGCCCGACCTGGAGGACGCGGCGGCCGCCGAGGAGGCTATCACCGCCGACGAACGCGACGAGGTCGCCCGCGGACTGGCCGCGAGCGCCGCCCTGCAGGTCAAACAGGCCGTCAGCAACAACGTCACGCCGACCGGGAAGTAG
- a CDS encoding V-type ATP synthase subunit D — protein MANDVKPTRKNLMAIEDRIELSERGHGTLEKKRDGLIMEFMDILDKAQDVRGDLAQDYEDAQKKINMARAMEGDVAVRGAAAALQEHPEITTESKNIMGVVVPQIESSKVTKSLDQRGYGIMGTSARIDEAAEAYEDLLESIILAAEVETAMKKMLREIETTKRRVNALEFKLLPELYENQEYIEQKLEEQEREETFRLKKIKEKKEAEEAEEREAETKAEAEADEELEQATADD, from the coding sequence ATGGCCAACGACGTCAAGCCCACCCGCAAGAACTTGATGGCGATCGAGGATCGCATCGAGCTCTCCGAGCGGGGCCACGGCACGCTCGAGAAGAAACGCGACGGGCTGATCATGGAGTTCATGGACATTCTGGACAAGGCCCAGGACGTCCGCGGCGACCTCGCACAGGACTACGAGGACGCCCAGAAGAAGATCAACATGGCCCGGGCGATGGAAGGCGACGTCGCGGTCCGCGGTGCCGCGGCGGCGCTGCAGGAACACCCCGAGATCACCACCGAATCGAAGAACATCATGGGCGTCGTCGTGCCCCAGATCGAGTCCTCGAAGGTCACCAAGAGCCTCGATCAGCGCGGCTACGGGATCATGGGGACCTCCGCCCGCATCGACGAGGCCGCCGAGGCCTACGAGGACCTTCTCGAGAGCATCATCCTCGCCGCCGAGGTCGAGACGGCGATGAAGAAGATGCTCCGCGAGATCGAGACCACCAAGCGTCGCGTCAACGCCCTCGAGTTCAAGCTCCTGCCGGAACTCTACGAGAACCAGGAGTACATCGAGCAGAAGCTCGAGGAACAGGAGCGCGAGGAGACGTTCCGCCTGAAAAAGATCAAGGAGAAAAAGGAAGCCGAGGAGGCCGAGGAGCGAGAGGCCGAAACGAAAGCCGAGGCCGAAGCCGACGAAGAACTCGAGCAGGCGACCGCGGACGACTGA